The following DNA comes from candidate division KSB1 bacterium.
CCCAACGGCACGGCATGAAGGTCATCGGCCATACGCTGGTTTGGCATTCGCAGACGCCGAGATGGGTTTTCCAACACCCCGACGGCACTCCCCTGAGTCGCGATGAGCTCTTGGCGCGCATGCAGGAACACATTACCACAGTTATGACGCGCTATAAAGGCAAAATCCACGGCTGGGATGTGGTTAACGAGGCAATCATGGACCCGTCTGACGGCGATGAGATTCTACGCAACAGTCCCTATAAAAAAATCATCGGCGAGGATTATCTTGAATACGCTTTCCGCTTTGCCAAAGCGGCCGATCCCGGCGCGGAGCTCTATTATAACGACTATTCAATGGCTGACCCGAAAAAAAGGGAAAAAGCGCTGATTCTCCTGAAAGGCCTGCTCGACAAGGGTGTTCCGATCGACGCCGTCGGCATGCAGGGACATTGGAGCATTTACGATCCGCCGATTGAAGAGATTGAAAAGAGCATCCTCGCCTATCACGGTTTGGGCTTAAAAGTGATGATCACCGAGCTCGACTTGAGTCTCTATAAATTCGAAGACCGTCGCAAACTGTACGAAGAAAGTATCCCCGATTCGATTCTGCAGCTGCAGGCCAAGCGCTACGGCGAGATCTTTTCACTCTTTAAAAAACACAGCGATAAAATCACGCGCGTAACTTTTTGGGGTGTAACGGACCGTTACTCGTGGCTGAACGGTTTTCCGGTCCCCAACCGCCGCAATGCGCCGCTGTTGTTTGACCGCGACTATAAGCCTAAACCGGCGTTGGATGCCATTATACGTGTTGCCCAAGGGCAATAGTCAGTCCATACCGAAAGAGGAGGACTTGGTGAAGGTCTTTAAGTGTCTTTTATCCCTTTTTATTGTTTTGTATGG
Coding sequences within:
- a CDS encoding endo-1,4-beta-xylanase encodes the protein MKIRFFAVALVIFPFLINAQEKGLKDYFQNDFLIGTAPGFNFEKNENLVALIKKHFNVLTPENQMKWEPIHPQPDRWEFAAADTLVNFAQRHGMKVIGHTLVWHSQTPRWVFQHPDGTPLSRDELLARMQEHITTVMTRYKGKIHGWDVVNEAIMDPSDGDEILRNSPYKKIIGEDYLEYAFRFAKAADPGAELYYNDYSMADPKKREKALILLKGLLDKGVPIDAVGMQGHWSIYDPPIEEIEKSILAYHGLGLKVMITELDLSLYKFEDRRKLYEESIPDSILQLQAKRYGEIFSLFKKHSDKITRVTFWGVTDRYSWLNGFPVPNRRNAPLLFDRDYKPKPALDAIIRVAQGQ